The following DNA comes from Oncorhynchus mykiss isolate Arlee chromosome 16, USDA_OmykA_1.1, whole genome shotgun sequence.
cagtgtgcatgtgtgtcagagtgcagcgtgtgtgtgtatgccctcACCCCTTTggagacagactggcagagcaCCAGCATCCAGTCGGCCATGTCTCCCTCATTATCGGCGCTCAGCTCCAGAGGAGGCCGCTCTGTCAGGATCACCTGGAAGGCATGAGGCTGCTCTGTGCTGTTGGAGCGCCGGCAACCTCCACAGTACTCACCCCTGAGAGAGCGAGGAAGGGTGGGAGAGAGCACACAGAAGATGGTCAAACAATGAAAATAGGAAAAGTCAATAGCCTactatttacaaaaaatatatatattttcatagcGATAGATACCCGACTATGGGTATCGACTATGGGTCATCAAATTATGACTTTGGAAAATTCAGCAAAATAAGTGCAATCACCTACGTTTGAACCCAGTGCATTTGTCCAAACAACTTGATCCATAAAAGCGCTAGGCACAGATCCATTCCCTTGTGGAAATAATCCCTTCATAAACAGACACAACACACATGTTGGAGGATGAGCAGTAACACGGCGTGCATGCCTTACCCCATAGTGATGGACATTAGTGGTGTCCCATCAGTCTTCTCTGTATACTGGTAGAGAACCCCTTTGCTGAACAAGGACAAGAGGAACACATACTGaaatatatttaagcaataaggctcaagggggtgtggtatatggacaatatactACGGCTAAGCTGTTAGCCCCCCAAACCCATGAGGTGCCTTATTACCATCTTAAAaaggttaccaatgtaattagaacagtaaataaGTAGTTTTGcttcatacccgtggtatatggcctcatataccatggctttcagccaatcagcatccagggctTGAACAACCCAGTTTATAATCTTGCTTTGAGCACAATGAAATGTGCAAATGTATAATTATATTATTACATTGAATATTGCAGTTACATTAAAATAAGAACAGGAATGTGTTACTGTAGCTGTGCTTCAACCTGTTCAAGTAAAGTTACACATTACATTCTATAACAAACGTAATAGAAGGCAGATATATCAGTAACACTTCCTGGAAAACGCATCCAGGTACAATGCTTTATTACTTGTTATAAGCAATTCCGAGCCTGTATGATGTCTTATTATATGGGTttattaaaggtgcaatatgtagCTTTATGGgcaacccaaccaaattcacacagaaatgtgagttatagatccgtcattctcattgaaagtctTATAAGCGATAGATCTGTTTTATGGGTGTTATGTTTATGCTTACCGTCCTTAActtttgtttttgcgtcttttttTACTTTCGATTTTGTACACTAGCTTCAAACAGCTAAagatacaatatttttggttattgaaaatatattacaCAGAGGTTTAGAcgttacaatgattctctacactgctTGTTTCATCACATAAACAGAAATTAGGCAATCAGTTTAGAACTTTAGCAACCAGGCAATGGCAGAGTGATTTCAGCATATTGTTCCTCTAAAAGCCTATGACTGCCAATACATACCTCAGTACGAGGTAACAGCTCTTCCACAGCTCCTTGCCCAGGTAGGTGGTGCATGCTCTGTAGAGTAGGGGGCCCTCTTTAGTGCTGGACGAGTCCCCAGCGCCCACCAGGGCTGTCTGGGTGGCCAGAGTCACATCCATGGGGTCCTCCCAGTGAATCAAAGAATACAGGCGAATGATCACTTGAGATACCTACACAGACACAACGCATCATTACACAAGTGTATCCCTTGTCTATTACACATTGTTGTACATGTGTTGAGCATACTGATTGAGTTGGTGATGTCTGTGGCTAGTCATAGCTATGCCTATAACCACTCCATCAGATCCATGATTGATGAGAGTTAagtgtgtattgtaatgtgattCCAATCAAAATAAGACTTCATTTCATGAGAGCATAAAATCAGTATACAGGCATTCTTTCAAAATGAAATGTCTTTATTTGTATATTTTAGAAATGAAGGATGTGTGCAGGCCCAGCTAAGTGAGACAGCAAAAATTGGTGGTCCTCACCTCACAGTGGGACTCCTGGGAGACAAACTTGGTGAGGGCCAGTTTCTCCATGGTGGCGTCAGTCAGCACAGAGGGGTAGGGGGGCTCCCTGCACCCCTTTATCATGGCCGACGTCAGGGCTGCCAAAAAACatctggggaagagagagaaagaaagaaaaaagaggaTGGTGGGttagaagagagggggagggataaaGAGTAACTTATTCTGCTTCTCTTCTCCTTCATTCGTACTGATATGGAAACATAAGCGAGAGCATGCCAACTAGGAAGTTGCTTTCCACAGTCCAGTCCTTTAGAATTAGCacagatggaggaaaggagatggggagaggaagcCATTTTAGACTGTGGAGATGACgccagggagaaggagggagagcagATTAGAGGAGGCACTCACACAGTAAGCGATGAGTCGGCCGTGTCCAGGAGGAACTGCCGTCTTCTGTTGGTGCACACCAGCAGGAATGTCTGCTGGTCCAAGCCCACCTGAGAGACGGACAGGGACAATAACACAGCACAACTTAGTGGACTGGACATTGACAATAATTTCCTTCTTGTCGTTTTCCCTTCTTCTGTCCATCAGCTTTTTAGGTGGAGGCAATGTGCAATATAAAAgtaatcttttcatttttttagaCTTCCAGtcacttccccagagtcagttCATCGGACTCTGGGGAAGTAAATAAAAGGCCCTCatagccaaaatcccaaagtatcccttcaAGGCATCTTTCATGCACTTCCCTCATACAGTCCAAAGTACTTCATAAAATGATATGGTGGCATCAACACTATTTGGAAAATGAAACTCATTACAAGACTCTAGTCCATAAACTAAGCGTTGGGATTTTACTTTTGGTAAATTGCTACCGCTGCACATATGTCTATGAAGGATCTACTACAATTTGCATTTGAACATTTGAATGACAGAAAGTCACAGTCAACAGTTTTCAAATTGGTTGCAAGATTGCCGGCCATCTTGGAATTCCCATAAACAATGACTGGAACAACGCGAATCTAGTAAACTCATCATGAACCATCTGACCTCATGAACATTGTGACACTGTGACCCTGAAGCTAAACATTGACCAAGACAACCCTAAAGCTAAAACTTGAAGAAAAAGTATTGTGTCCTTGCAGCCATTCGACATTACAAGAAACAATTCACAGACAATCCTGACACTAGACAACATATCCCAGCAGTATAGACAACTTACAGAGACAAAGTCCAACTCATTGTAAGAGATGGCATCCTCTACTGTATAGGGCTTTTCCGCTGCACctgaaagagcaagagagagagagagtgtttaagTGTgggatgaacagacagacagctacagtgcattcggaaagtattcagaccccttgactttttccacatcttgttacgttacagcctaattctaaaattgattacaataccccataatgacaaagcaaaaactactgaaatatcacatttacacaagtcagagcaaaatatttatatttaatgGCTGCCTTTTGACATTGCTTGTCACGCTCTGTCCTATctatctacagtgcatttggaaagtactcagtactttgttgcaattacagccttgagtgttcttggcacacctgtatttgggaagtttctcccattcttctctgcagatcctctcaagctgtgtcaggtttcatggggagcgttgctgcacagccatcttcagttctctccagagatgttagatcaggttcaagtgtgggctcaggctgggccactcaaggacaataagagacttgtcccgaagccactcctgcgttgtcttggatgtgtgcttagggtcgttgtcttgttggaaggaacctttgccccagcctgaggtcctgagcgctctggaacaggttttcattaaggagcTCTCTgtatttgctctgttcatctttccctcaaccctgactagtctcccagtccctgccgctgaaaaacatccccacagcatgatgctgccaccacaattcTTCACcctagggatgatgccaggtttcctctagacgtgatgcttggcattcaggccaaagagtttaatcttggtttcatcagaccagagaatcttgtttctcatggtctgagggtcttttaagtgccttttggcaaactccaagtgggctgtcaggtgtcttttactgaggagtggcttccatctggccactctaccataaaggcctgactggtggagtgctgcagatggttgtccttctggaagattctcccatctccacagaggaactctggagctctgtcagagtaaccattgggttcttggtcacctccctgaacaaggtctTTCTCCCCGATTGGTCAGTATGGCTGGGCCGCCAGCTCTAGCCAgtgtcttggtgtttccaaacatcttcaatttaagaatgatggtcactgtgtttttggggaccttcaatcgtgtagaaatgttttggtacccttccccagatctgtccctCAACAGAATCCTGTCttgaagctctacggacaattcctttgacctcatggcttggtttttgctctgacatgcactgtcaaaagTGGGaacttaaatagacaggtgtgccttcccaaatcatgtccaatcaattaaatttaccacaggtggactccaatcaagttgtagaaacaccaaggatgatcaatggaaacaggatgcacctgaactcaattttgagtctcatagcaaagggtctgaatacttgtgtaaataaggtatttctgtttcttatttttaatacattctgcaaattttctaaaaaacgtttttcattatggggtattgtgtagattgatgagaaaaaaaatgtatttaatcaattttagaataaggctgtaatgtcacaaaatgtgtaaaagtcaagtggtctgaatagtttccataTGCACTGTAGATAGATAGGATAGAGCATGACAAGCAAAGTCAAAGGCAGCCATTAAATATAAATGTAATGACCAtcacacaaagacagagagacagagagagcgagagatagatagAAACAGTAAGAAAGAGAGTATCTGAGAGCGTGATGAGCAGTAAACCCTCACCTTTCCTCAGCAGGTAGATGTAACAGTCAGTCAGCAGCAGGTAGAGAGGCTGCAAGTCCCCCTCCATGTGACCCGTGCTCATCCTCACCATCTGGGAACAGACAGAACTAAACACTCAGGACTGCAccgctcccgagtggcacagcggtctaaggcactgcatctcagtgctagaggcgtcactgcagaccctggttcgaatccaggctgtatcacaaccggccatgattgggagtcccatagggtggcgcacaactggcccagcgtcatccgggttagggtttggccgtcattgtaaacaataatttgttcttaaccgacttgcctagttaaaaaaaggttcaTATAAACTCTAAATATACACTGCAAAGCATACTAATAGTACTTGTTTATTCACCAATACATTTGAATAATTTTTCCCCAGTTATGTATTCAGAATGGACATGGTTGTGGCAGCGTCCCGATTCTCAATGCTTCTCCTAGTGTGCACACTCCCTTTTAAGGATTTAAATGCTTTGGATTGGAGGGAAGCATCTAATATTGTTAAATCCATGACAGGGAGGGTTTAAATCCAATGATAAATGCTCAAATTATCATAatgtatgcccccccccccccaacataaTATACCACAGTGAAACAGAGGCTTACCTTGAAGAGCTGCTCCTCATTCTCTCTGAAGACGTGGATCATGAGCAGCAGCAGGTGATTGTTGTCCACCCTGAAACGGCCACACAGAATCAGCACACCACTGTGGCTAAAGTATTGCCAAAAAAGATATACTTAAAAAGGTCCATTGTGTAATTTGGTGTGCGACCTGACTGATTTCAGATAGAAATGTGAATTATACATCTTTCATTATGATTGCTTCCCCTCCTCCGTAAGTTTCATTTTACTCATATCAGCTTCATACAGCAATATTATAAAACTATATTTCTGGTTATTAAAAATGTTTTTCttagcggtttagatggtacaatgattctctacactatacattgCTTGTTATGTCACAACCTGAAATCAGACGGacattaaaacattttagaaaccAGAAATCTAAATTCGAAACCAGAAAGCTATATTTGACATATTGCACCATGAAAAAAAAGGTTTCATTCATGGTTCACCTAAAATTGTGTTAAGTAACCCTCAACTCACTTAAATTCTGCAGGATGAGAGTTTTCCGTTGGACTGAGCCTGTCCTCTTCCGTCTCCTCTTCAGTTTCTCCAGCAGCCAATCCATTCTCAACCATTACTGCCTCATCCTTTTCCTCCTCATCATGCTCTTCCTCCTCTAGGGAGGGGTCCTGTCCTGGCGGTGCCTCTGCCTCAACTTCATGGCCACCAAGAAGAGCCTGTGACTGGCCATGCCCTGCAGTGTCATGGTGGCCACTACGCAGGGCAGCAGCATCTGGACTGTGGGGGGTAAAGCAGTAAAAGTCTGCAGGAGCCGGGGGGGCCTGCAGGAAGTTGGGACTCGGGGCCAGAGCAGGGCGCAGCAGGGGGGGGTCCCTGGCTTCCGGGTCAGGCGGCTCACCCATCGAATCCCCTCGAAAGGGCTGCTGCCCCGGGGGCTGCGGGTTGGCTTCAAGGCTGGTGGAGGAGGGCCTTCTGGGGAGGGAACTCTGCTGGGTTTTcaccccctcctcttcttcttcttcctctccagcTGGTCGCCCCCAGGTCTTCTCCCCATCCAGAGCACCGTTGAGCCGGTCCATGACGTCACGTAGGGGCTGGCCAACGCTGTCCATGGAGGTGTCTGTCATCTCCGGCAGCCGCAGGAGGCCCTCtgactcttcctcctcccctgtctccctcctgctgctcctcctcgCCGTCTCGGCCCCCCCTGAGCCCTGCGGCAACCCCACAGTGGGGCTCCAGGTGTCTCCTTCTGGTCCCTCACATCCAGCCGGGGCTCTATTGTCTGCCTCCGCCTGCTCGAAGGCCACATTGTTCTGGTCACCGCTCACTGTGGAGCTTTTCACGCTACAGCGCTTCTTGGATGGCTTCCTTCGTCTGGCCATCCTGGTGGAAAAGAAACAACCACGTCATAATGGGTAGTTCATGTGTACTCTTCCTGGGCCCATTGTATAAATTAACAAATCACATTTTCCAAGCCATAGAGCTACAAGGCTTGCTGACCTGTATGTGTGTGCCaataaaacaaatcaaatatttatttgtcacatgagccaaaTACAACCTGACAGTGAAATTTGGGATGCACTGATATGGCATTTTTAGCCGATACGCATATTTTCCTTGCCCCCCAAAAAGCGATACCAATAACAGATATGAAAGATTtttgcggccttttaagcattctagtacagttaaaaagttctcacacacacagcggactaaggcactgcatctcagggaaAAAAgctcactacagtccctggttcgaatccagactgtatcacatccggccgtggtTGGGAGTCTCGTaggtcggcgcacaattggcccagcatcgtccgggtttggccagggtaggccgtcattgtaaataagaaattgttcttaactgactcgcctagttaaataaaaaaggtcataaacacacacacacacacacacacacacacacacacacacacacacaagcatggtggcgacacagtagaGGCTTAGAGAGAATGGcaccgaatcgcttgttcacagcctcgaGTACTTTGTAAGTTTTAACCCCACGGTCTGtgtcggcagttttgttgagcagacGTTTAAATGCCacgacagagggtatcacgtctgctgcataCGTAGTTGATCAGCTTATTTCTCGAGTCAGGTGTTTGGAGCTAGGAGTatgtgttacggttttcttctatcgaaagagaggcggaccaacatgcagcgtggtaattttgatacatgtttaataacgaataaacacgaacaattcaaaacaagaaacgtaacgcgaaaaccgaaacagcctatactggtgcaaactaacacagagacaggaacaatcacccacgaaacactcaaagaatatggctgcctaaatatggttcccaatcagagacaacgataaacacctgcctctgattgagaaccactccagacagccatagactatactAGATAACCCTACTATaatacaatcccaatacctacaaaaaaaataaaaaagataaaacacaccacataataaacccatggcctgaccaaaataataataagactagggcgtgacagaaccccccccccccccccaaggtgcggactcccggccgcacacctaaatccataggggagggtccgggtgggcgtctgtccacggtggcggctccggcgcgggacgtggaccccactccaacaaagtcttagtcccCTTGTATCGCGTCCTTtgattggcgaccctcgccgccgaccttggcctagtaaccctcaCCAAGgtccccactggactgaggggcagctcgggactgaggggcagctcggcactgaggggcagctcggcactgaggggcagctcggcactgaggggcagctcggcactgagaggaagctcggcactgagaggaagctcggcactgagaggaagctcggcactgagaggaagctcggcaATGAGAGGAAGCTCGGCAATGATAGGAAGCTCGGCAATGAGAGGAAGCTCGGCaatgagaggaagctcaggcaggtaaatggcactggcagatcctggctgactggcagttctggtagattctggctgactggcggatcctggctgaatggtggATCctagcggatctggaagatcctggctgactggcggatcctggcagaccggcggctctggctgctccatgctgaccggcggctctggctgctccatgctgaccggcggctctggctgctccatgctgaccggcggctctggcagctccatgctgaccggcggctctggctgctccatgctgaccggcggctctggctgctccatgctgaccggcggctctggctgctccatgctgaccggcggctctggctgctccatgctgaccggcggcttcttgcagactggcagcactggcggcttcttgcagactggcagcactggcggcttcttgcagactggcagcactggcggcttcttgcagactggcagcactggcggcttcttgcagactggcagcactggcggcttcttgcagactggcagctctttgcagactggcagctctggcggctccttgcagactggcagctctggcagctccttgcagactggcagctccttgcagactggcagctccttgcagactggcagctctggctgctccttacagactgacagctctggctgctccttacagactgacagcgctgaacaggcaggagactccagcagcgctggagaggaggaaggctcaggcagcgctaaacaggcgggagactccggcagcgctggagaggagaaaggctctgacagcgctaaacaggcgggagactccggcagcgctggagaggaggaaggctccgacagcgctaaacaggcatgagactccgacagcgctggagaggaggaaggctctggcagcgctggacaggcgaggcgcactgtaggcctgatgcgtggtgctggcactggtggtactgggccgaggacacgcacaggaagcctggtgcggggagctgccaccggagggttgatgcgtggaggtggtactggattgACCGGagcgtgcaggcgcactggagctcttgagcaccgagcctgcccaaccttacctggctcgatgcccactctagcccggccgatacgaggagctggtatgtaacgcaccgggctatgcacccgcactggagacaccgtgcgcaccacagcataacacggtgcctgcccggtctctctagccccccggtaagcacaggaagtttgcgcaggtctcctacctggcgtagccatactccctgtgagcctcCCCCaagaaacaaacatacagtcaataacagagtagaaaaataagtctatatacaatgtgagcaaatgaggtgagataaggtaaaggcaaaaaaaaaagccacggtggcgaagtaaatacaatatagcaagtaaaacactggaatggtagatttgcagtggaaacatgtgcaaagtagagatagaaataatgggggtgcaaaggagcaaaataaataaataaatacagtagggggagaggtagttgtttgggctaaattatagatgggctatgtacaggtgcagtaatctgtgagctgctctgacagctggtgcttaaagctagtgagagagataagtgtttccagtttcagagatttgtgtagttcgttccagtcattggcagcagaggactggaaggagaggcggccaaaggaagaattggttttgggggtgaccagagagatatacctgctggagtgcgtgctacaggtgggtgctgctatggtgaccagcgagctgagataaggggggactttacctagcagggtcttgtagatgacatggagccagtgggtttggcgacgagtatgaagcaagggccagccaacgagagcgtacaggtcgcagtggtgggtagtatatggggctttggtgacaaaactgacggcactgtgatagactgtatccaatttattgagtagggtattggaggctatttgctaaatgacatcgccgaagtcgaggatcggtaggatggtcagttttacaagggtatgtttggcagccaATTCTAgttttaactttggattggagatgtttgatgtgagtctggaaggagagtttacagtctaaccagacacctaggtatttgtagttatccacatattctaagtcagaaccgcccag
Coding sequences within:
- the plekhm2 gene encoding pleckstrin homology domain-containing family M member 2 isoform X1; the encoded protein is MDQLKVKDRILENISLSVKKLQSYFAACEDETPAIRNHDRVLQRLCEHLDHALLYGLQDISSGYWVLVLHFTRREAVRQIDELQHIATNLGRSRAWLYLALSESSLESYLRLFQENQGLLQKYYFKNALVCSHDHLTLFLTLVSGLEFIRFDLELDVPYLDVAPYMPEYYKPHNLLDFEERLPSSDSLSLHSFTSTNLEWDDSAIAPSSEDYDFGDIFPVLQPSADWEEGDLTDPVSCPRSNASDPQTVFSDSVILRAAAAVITVRGTPPPPPRSPTFRHNPFNEYSDTNTSADITPVHTASCHHDTRDDMESISNELEVIRMARRRKPSKKRCSVKSSTVSGDQNNVAFEQAEADNRAPAGCEGPEGDTWSPTVGLPQGSGGAETARRSSRRETGEEEESEGLLRLPEMTDTSMDSVGQPLRDVMDRLNGALDGEKTWGRPAGEEEEEEEGVKTQQSSLPRRPSSTSLEANPQPPGQQPFRGDSMGEPPDPEARDPPLLRPALAPSPNFLQAPPAPADFYCFTPHSPDAAALRSGHHDTAGHGQSQALLGGHEVEAEAPPGQDPSLEEEEHDEEEKDEAVMVENGLAAGETEEETEEDRLSPTENSHPAEFKVDNNHLLLLMIHVFRENEEQLFKMVRMSTGHMEGDLQPLYLLLTDCYIYLLRKGAAEKPYTVEDAISYNELDFVSVGLDQQTFLLVCTNRRRQFLLDTADSSLTVCFLAALTSAMIKGCREPPYPSVLTDATMEKLALTKFVSQESHCEVSQVIIRLYSLIHWEDPMDVTLATQTALVGAGDSSSTKEGPLLYRACTTYLGKELWKSCYLVLSKGVLYQYTEKTDGTPLMSITMGGEYCGGCRRSNSTEQPHAFQVILTERPPLELSADNEGDMADWMLVLCQSVSKGVIPQGVAPTPCIPCCLVVTDRKLLTCHQDCQTSFFRSLGGADLSDVTAVSLEDDKEYCVVEFAVDRAQFLPPWVLYFSGCEERDRLLEALESAWRDIFQVCLPRRRVSEPSVQKHCGEALALMRSAWQRSDSLARGRAQREPWC
- the plekhm2 gene encoding pleckstrin homology domain-containing family M member 2 isoform X2 → MDQLKVKDRILENISLSVKKLQSYFAACEDETPAIRNHDRVLQRLCEHLDHALLYGLQDISSGYWVLVLHFTRREAVRQIDELQHIATNLGRSRAWLYLALSESSLESYLRLFQENQGLLQKYYFKNALVCSHDHLTLFLTLVSGLEFIRFDLELDVPYLDVAPYMPEYYKPHNLLDFEERLPSSDSLSLHSFTSTNLEWDDSAIAPSSEEGDLTDPVSCPRSNASDPQTVFSDSVILRAAAAVITVRGTPPPPPRSPTFRHNPFNEYSDTNTSADITPVHTASCHHDTRDDMESISNELEVIRMARRRKPSKKRCSVKSSTVSGDQNNVAFEQAEADNRAPAGCEGPEGDTWSPTVGLPQGSGGAETARRSSRRETGEEEESEGLLRLPEMTDTSMDSVGQPLRDVMDRLNGALDGEKTWGRPAGEEEEEEEGVKTQQSSLPRRPSSTSLEANPQPPGQQPFRGDSMGEPPDPEARDPPLLRPALAPSPNFLQAPPAPADFYCFTPHSPDAAALRSGHHDTAGHGQSQALLGGHEVEAEAPPGQDPSLEEEEHDEEEKDEAVMVENGLAAGETEEETEEDRLSPTENSHPAEFKVDNNHLLLLMIHVFRENEEQLFKMVRMSTGHMEGDLQPLYLLLTDCYIYLLRKGAAEKPYTVEDAISYNELDFVSVGLDQQTFLLVCTNRRRQFLLDTADSSLTVCFLAALTSAMIKGCREPPYPSVLTDATMEKLALTKFVSQESHCEVSQVIIRLYSLIHWEDPMDVTLATQTALVGAGDSSSTKEGPLLYRACTTYLGKELWKSCYLVLSKGVLYQYTEKTDGTPLMSITMGGEYCGGCRRSNSTEQPHAFQVILTERPPLELSADNEGDMADWMLVLCQSVSKGVIPQGVAPTPCIPCCLVVTDRKLLTCHQDCQTSFFRSLGGADLSDVTAVSLEDDKEYCVVEFAVDRAQFLPPWVLYFSGCEERDRLLEALESAWRDIFQVCLPRRRVSEPSVQKHCGEALALMRSAWQRSDSLARGRAQREPWC